The following are encoded in a window of Roseimaritima ulvae genomic DNA:
- a CDS encoding MATE family efflux transporter: MNLTSSTEDRASFGYRAMLSVALPLTATVGCFAVTLFTDRTLLMWYQPVSSAASLAAGNLYWATVCIPVTAMGFITPLVAIAMGPKRRRGEANRRVWSLLWQAIWITLLCIPVFAMVGLFSEQLFVAVGHAAELAAEEATYFRTLLLVAPASMLEAGLTAFFVGRRITTPILRANVASAVLNVVLDYWLIFGGLGLPALGVLGAALATAVAMWFKVAVFATLLIRLSSFGRHRVTAWRPSRKLMSEIMVPGSALGIQQLIRSALFSFVLMAIGTASVNGLAATSAALSLYQLLSIPAIGLATAVSVVTGQAYAKSGIGLAVKVVRRSLVLGGSFAIALAGLLVMFPGPLLDISLGGVLAAQRSEIEPVATRLLGFAAVYCLFDVAGLTLAAAAKSIGKTTLLLTATAISGFVCVTIGWMHAPTNAAAVSYWWSVLIVWAALQFLGIAAGVWVTLTKPSKSHPYRKQATSPAA, from the coding sequence ATGAATTTGACTTCTTCAACTGAGGATCGAGCGAGTTTCGGCTATCGAGCGATGCTGAGCGTTGCGCTTCCACTGACCGCGACGGTTGGCTGTTTCGCGGTCACGCTCTTTACCGACCGCACGCTGCTGATGTGGTATCAACCGGTTTCCTCAGCCGCCTCGCTGGCTGCCGGAAATCTGTACTGGGCGACGGTCTGCATTCCGGTAACCGCGATGGGTTTTATTACCCCTCTGGTTGCCATCGCAATGGGGCCCAAACGCCGACGGGGCGAAGCCAACCGGCGGGTCTGGAGTCTGCTGTGGCAAGCGATTTGGATCACGCTGCTTTGCATTCCTGTGTTCGCGATGGTAGGCCTGTTCAGCGAGCAGCTGTTTGTCGCGGTCGGGCATGCGGCTGAACTAGCGGCCGAGGAGGCGACCTATTTTCGGACGCTGCTGTTGGTCGCCCCGGCGTCGATGTTGGAAGCAGGCTTGACCGCATTTTTCGTCGGCCGTCGCATTACCACGCCAATCCTGCGAGCCAACGTGGCTTCGGCTGTATTAAATGTGGTACTTGACTACTGGCTGATCTTCGGCGGGCTCGGTCTGCCAGCCTTGGGGGTGCTGGGAGCCGCGTTGGCGACGGCGGTTGCGATGTGGTTCAAAGTCGCCGTGTTCGCGACGCTGTTGATCCGGCTGAGTTCGTTTGGTCGCCATCGCGTCACGGCCTGGAGGCCAAGCCGAAAATTGATGTCCGAGATCATGGTGCCCGGATCGGCACTTGGCATCCAACAACTAATCCGCTCTGCGTTATTCAGCTTCGTGCTGATGGCGATCGGCACCGCGTCGGTCAATGGACTGGCTGCCACCTCCGCAGCGCTCAGCTTGTATCAGTTGTTGTCGATTCCTGCGATCGGCCTGGCAACGGCGGTCTCGGTGGTTACCGGGCAAGCTTATGCGAAGAGCGGCATAGGCTTGGCAGTAAAAGTGGTCCGCCGCAGTTTGGTTCTTGGGGGCTCGTTTGCTATTGCCCTCGCAGGACTGCTGGTGATGTTTCCCGGACCGTTGCTCGACATCTCACTCGGTGGCGTTCTTGCGGCCCAGCGATCCGAGATCGAACCGGTGGCAACCCGGCTGCTCGGATTTGCAGCCGTTTACTGCTTGTTCGACGTAGCGGGCTTAACGTTGGCAGCCGCCGCAAAGAGCATCGGCAAAACCACTTTACTGCTGACAGCCACGGCGATTTCCGGGTTCGTATGTGTCACGATCGGCTGGATGCACGCTCCCACCAACGCAGCCGCCGTTTCCTACTGGTGGAGCGTACTGATTGTGTGGGCAGCGTTGCAATTCTTAGGCATCGCAGCAGGAGTCTGGGTGACGTTGACCAAGCCTTCGAAATCGCACCCGTATCGAAAGCAAGCGACGTCGCCAGCCGCTTAG
- a CDS encoding phosphotransferase — protein sequence MVDTLSDIVRRMTGAQSVQLGKPIQSLWSGYGVIQRAVLQGPRDGGSDEPTAVVIKHIDVSQARSNRRGWGGDASHLRKVRSYEVEQTFYERYSGQCDPSCQVPGLIAAHEKANESGWVIVLTDLDAQGFDRRKNDLDQRGLRACLTWLANFHATFLGSSASGLWPMGTYWHLDTRPDELAALPSGPLKRSAAEIDRRLNAATFQTLVHGDAKVANFCFSDRDRDRVAAVDFQYVGRGCGMKDVAYLISSCLTADEAASQEEALLNIYFEALRDAIAVRPIEIDVAELEREWRALYPFAWADFCRFLAGWSPDHWKLNAYSDRITQSVLKHLGHS from the coding sequence GTGGTGGACACGCTCTCCGACATCGTCCGTCGAATGACCGGCGCCCAATCCGTTCAACTTGGTAAACCGATCCAGAGCCTGTGGAGTGGCTACGGTGTGATTCAGCGTGCTGTCTTGCAGGGGCCCCGGGACGGTGGCTCCGACGAACCAACTGCCGTGGTCATCAAACACATCGATGTCTCTCAAGCGCGTTCGAACCGTCGAGGCTGGGGAGGTGACGCTTCTCACTTGCGGAAAGTCCGTTCCTACGAAGTCGAGCAGACGTTCTACGAGAGGTATTCCGGGCAATGCGACCCATCCTGCCAAGTCCCCGGCTTGATTGCAGCTCATGAGAAAGCGAACGAATCCGGCTGGGTGATTGTGCTCACGGATCTCGACGCTCAAGGCTTTGATCGCCGCAAAAACGATCTCGACCAGCGGGGCCTCCGCGCCTGCCTGACATGGCTGGCAAACTTCCACGCCACGTTCCTGGGAAGCTCGGCGAGTGGCTTGTGGCCCATGGGCACCTACTGGCACTTGGACACACGGCCCGACGAACTCGCCGCCTTGCCGAGCGGTCCCCTGAAGCGGTCGGCAGCGGAGATTGATCGCCGCTTGAACGCTGCAACATTCCAGACCCTGGTTCACGGTGATGCCAAAGTTGCGAACTTCTGCTTTTCAGACAGAGACCGCGACCGCGTTGCTGCGGTGGACTTTCAATATGTCGGTCGCGGCTGCGGGATGAAGGACGTAGCCTATTTGATTAGCAGTTGCTTGACCGCAGACGAAGCTGCATCCCAGGAGGAGGCGTTGTTGAATATCTATTTCGAAGCGTTACGGGATGCCATCGCCGTCCGCCCCATCGAAATCGACGTCGCGGAACTGGAACGCGAGTGGCGTGCGTTGTATCCATTTGCCTGGGCTGATTTCTGTCGTTTTCTCGCGGGCTGGTCTCCGGACCATTGGAAGCTGAACGCCTATAGCGACCGCATTACGCAGTCGGTCCTCAAGCATCTGGGCCATAGCTGA
- a CDS encoding VF530 family protein, with protein MNQSQPNNPLHGITLKAMLEYLVAEYGWERLGNRIKIQCFNHEPSINSSLKFLRKTAWARTKVERLYVYSISYDKRKGKTKTDAGNDSGEAGSVWDQARRDQ; from the coding sequence ATGAATCAGTCTCAGCCCAACAATCCGCTGCACGGCATCACGCTCAAGGCGATGCTCGAATACTTGGTCGCGGAGTACGGCTGGGAACGACTGGGCAACCGGATCAAGATCCAGTGCTTCAACCACGAGCCGAGCATCAATAGCAGCCTGAAATTCCTTCGCAAGACAGCCTGGGCTCGAACCAAAGTGGAGCGGCTGTACGTGTATTCGATCAGCTACGACAAGCGGAAGGGGAAAACCAAGACGGACGCGGGTAATGACTCGGGCGAGGCGGGCAGTGTATGGGATCAAGCTCGTCGCGATCAATGA
- a CDS encoding sulfatase family protein: protein MIQRTLFLFLTLCTVGSAFADDRPNILWITIEDWSPDLSCYGTKGIHTPHVDQLASEGIRYERAFTTSPVCSTSRSAMMTGFHQNYIGAHQHRTDNKKPLPYGIRPIPHLFADAGYYTVLMSWKTDCNFLPDQRQDLFMDLKDWKNREPGQPFFARITFGGTHRKWARDPQRPIDIKDVELPPYYPDTPFMRRDWANGLEQMQLVDREVGAILKRLDDEGLADNTIVFFIGDHGRCHIRGKQFLYDEGTRIPMIMRWPGKVAAGQVNDDLVMSIDICATILEAAGIAAPVPLHGKSLFSQDVKQRKYTFAARDKMDDTHDAMRSIRSRDYKLILNLMPERAYCQFSFYKEGAYPPLAELNVLNLQGKLTPEQAAFMASSKPPIELFDLRSDPHEVHNVADDPKYASVKAELLEELNRWREEVIHDAGVSDAFRGEGVFPETCPTATVGEWVQQNADKYDFKTAGVPGWYPTRTLKEWQKVRDMWEPWVFREPDSNMKRPVIPFTKKPQNRKP from the coding sequence ATGATTCAACGAACGCTCTTTCTTTTTCTGACGCTGTGCACTGTCGGCTCGGCTTTCGCGGACGATCGCCCCAATATTTTGTGGATCACGATCGAAGATTGGAGTCCCGATCTGTCGTGCTACGGCACCAAGGGCATTCATACCCCGCACGTGGACCAACTGGCCTCCGAAGGTATTCGGTATGAACGTGCCTTCACGACCTCGCCGGTTTGCTCGACATCCCGGTCCGCGATGATGACGGGCTTTCACCAGAATTACATCGGGGCACACCAACATCGGACGGATAACAAAAAGCCGCTTCCGTACGGCATCCGGCCGATTCCACATCTGTTTGCCGACGCGGGCTATTACACCGTGCTGATGAGTTGGAAGACGGACTGCAACTTTCTACCCGACCAGAGGCAAGATCTTTTCATGGACCTGAAGGACTGGAAGAACCGCGAGCCCGGCCAGCCCTTCTTTGCTCGCATTACCTTTGGTGGCACGCATCGCAAGTGGGCCCGCGACCCGCAACGGCCCATCGACATCAAGGACGTCGAACTCCCACCTTACTACCCAGACACACCGTTCATGCGTCGCGATTGGGCCAACGGCCTGGAGCAGATGCAATTGGTGGACCGCGAAGTCGGTGCGATTCTTAAACGCCTCGATGACGAGGGTCTGGCTGACAACACCATCGTGTTCTTCATCGGCGATCACGGACGCTGCCATATTCGCGGCAAGCAGTTCCTCTACGATGAAGGAACTCGGATTCCCATGATCATGCGTTGGCCCGGCAAGGTGGCCGCTGGTCAAGTCAATGATGACCTTGTGATGTCGATCGACATTTGCGCCACCATCCTGGAAGCTGCCGGCATCGCTGCACCTGTTCCGCTGCACGGCAAAAGTTTGTTCAGCCAAGATGTGAAGCAGCGGAAGTACACGTTTGCGGCCCGTGACAAGATGGATGACACGCATGACGCGATGCGTTCGATTCGATCACGAGACTACAAGCTAATTCTGAACCTGATGCCCGAGCGAGCTTACTGCCAGTTCAGCTTTTACAAAGAGGGGGCTTATCCGCCACTTGCCGAATTGAACGTCCTCAACCTGCAAGGGAAATTGACCCCTGAGCAGGCGGCCTTCATGGCATCCAGCAAACCGCCGATCGAACTGTTCGACCTCCGCAGTGATCCACACGAGGTCCACAACGTTGCTGACGATCCGAAGTACGCCAGCGTGAAAGCCGAGCTGCTGGAGGAACTGAACAGGTGGCGTGAGGAAGTTATCCACGATGCAGGCGTCTCGGACGCGTTTCGCGGCGAAGGCGTGTTTCCGGAAACGTGTCCGACGGCCACCGTTGGCGAGTGGGTTCAGCAGAACGCCGACAAGTACGATTTTAAAACGGCTGGTGTGCCTGGCTGGTATCCCACACGCACGCTCAAGGAGTGGCAGAAGGTACGAGACATGTGGGAGCCGTGGGTTTTTCGAGAACCCGACAGCAACATGAAACGCCCGGTCATTCCCTTCACCAAGAAACCCCAAAATCGAAAACCCTGA
- a CDS encoding alpha-L-fucosidase, which translates to MQRTNRLSKLPLVLATTMISSLGGAAALTADDPLAPHPHVAPAIAEIDEVVGRGPFDPTWDSLENYQIPQWYKDAKFGIFIHWGVYSVPAFGSEWYPRQMYINTERRGDNFFKHHVETYGPQAEFGYKEFIPKFKAEKFDPDQWADLFERAGARYVVPVAEHHDGFPMYDCSFTEWDATEMGPKRDIIEELQNAVRKHGMKFGVSSHRAFNWKFFVRQPEFDNVDPRYARLYGRPMPFLFADDAADYQKRFEPQDEQFKEDWLARTCELVDKYDPDLVWFDFAITNSRETTFAENHFSPYLQRFAAYYYNATTKREGPLGIINYKWQAFPEGAAVLDLERSKMDAIRTPFWQTDTAISSSSWGYTENQKYKTAGRLVDDLVDIVSKNGCLLLNVGPRADGTIPKQDREILLSIGKWLRVNGEAIYGTTHWKTYGEGPTKTTTGHLAEHKDRPFTAEDIRFTQGDTLYAILLDWPESGRASIKSLAEHSDRESLDVHSVSLLGSQDKIRWQQDAEGLHVELPKSKPCEFAYVLEIN; encoded by the coding sequence ATGCAACGAACCAACCGACTATCGAAGCTGCCCCTCGTGTTGGCGACCACGATGATTTCCAGTCTGGGTGGCGCTGCGGCATTGACTGCTGATGATCCGCTGGCACCGCATCCGCATGTCGCACCGGCAATCGCAGAGATTGATGAAGTTGTCGGCCGTGGTCCATTTGATCCCACCTGGGACTCACTCGAAAACTATCAAATTCCGCAATGGTACAAGGACGCGAAATTCGGAATCTTTATCCATTGGGGCGTCTACAGCGTGCCAGCATTCGGCAGCGAGTGGTATCCACGCCAGATGTACATCAACACCGAGCGGCGCGGCGACAACTTCTTTAAACATCACGTCGAAACGTATGGCCCTCAAGCGGAGTTTGGCTACAAAGAGTTCATTCCCAAGTTCAAAGCGGAGAAGTTTGATCCCGATCAGTGGGCGGATCTTTTCGAGCGGGCGGGAGCCCGATATGTCGTGCCTGTCGCCGAACACCATGACGGGTTCCCGATGTACGACTGCAGTTTCACCGAGTGGGATGCGACGGAAATGGGCCCCAAGCGAGACATCATCGAAGAGTTACAAAACGCTGTGCGGAAACACGGGATGAAGTTCGGCGTGAGCAGTCATCGCGCCTTCAACTGGAAGTTCTTCGTCCGGCAACCTGAATTTGACAATGTCGATCCCAGGTACGCGCGATTGTATGGCCGCCCGATGCCATTTCTGTTTGCCGACGATGCCGCTGATTACCAAAAGCGTTTTGAACCGCAGGACGAACAGTTCAAAGAAGACTGGCTGGCTCGCACTTGCGAACTGGTGGACAAATACGATCCAGACCTGGTCTGGTTTGATTTTGCAATTACCAACAGCCGAGAAACGACCTTCGCAGAGAACCACTTTTCGCCGTATCTACAGCGATTTGCCGCCTACTACTATAACGCCACCACAAAACGCGAAGGACCGCTCGGGATCATTAACTACAAGTGGCAAGCTTTTCCAGAAGGTGCCGCTGTTCTTGATCTGGAGCGTTCGAAGATGGATGCGATCCGCACGCCGTTCTGGCAGACGGACACGGCCATCAGCAGCAGTTCCTGGGGATACACCGAAAACCAGAAATACAAAACCGCGGGGCGTTTGGTTGATGACCTGGTCGACATCGTTTCCAAGAACGGCTGTTTGTTGTTGAATGTGGGGCCGCGCGCTGACGGGACGATTCCCAAACAGGACCGTGAAATCCTGCTCAGCATCGGCAAGTGGTTGCGCGTCAACGGCGAAGCGATCTACGGAACCACCCATTGGAAAACCTACGGCGAAGGCCCCACCAAAACGACGACCGGACATTTGGCCGAGCACAAAGACCGGCCTTTCACGGCCGAGGATATTCGCTTCACGCAGGGCGACACGCTCTATGCGATTCTGCTCGATTGGCCGGAATCGGGTCGGGCGTCAATCAAATCGCTTGCAGAACATTCTGACCGCGAATCACTGGATGTTCACAGCGTGAGTCTGCTCGGATCTCAGGACAAGATCCGTTGGCAACAGGACGCGGAAGGCTTGCACGTTGAGCTTCCCAAATCGAAGCCCTGTGAGTTTGCCTACGTTCTGGAAATCAACTAA
- a CDS encoding arylsulfatase, with protein MILSDDQGWGDLSLHGNTAIATPNIDRLALAGARLDRFYVSPVCSPTRAELLTGRHHVRSGVYSTSAGGERVNADETMIGEVFKRAGYRTAAFGKWHSGMQYPYHPNARGFDEFYGFCSGHWGNYFSPMLEHNGQLVTGNGFITDDLTNHAMDFISQHVEEPFFVYLPLNTPHSPMQVPDRWWNKFKDKELTQLPADIKQAKLDHARAALAMCENIDWNVGRLLAKLDELKLAENTIVVYFCDNGPNGDRWNGGMRGRKGSTDEGGVRSPLFVRWPARIKPDTEVTQIGAAMDLLPTLADLAGVEVRGTKPLDGISLAPLLLAENVHWPERMLVHSWKGKVSVRSQRHRLDHKGNLYDMHKDPGQTQAVNDKQPETLAELQQVAERFRRELLPRHGAAFDDRPFVIGHPDATWTQIPARDGVPHGDIQRSNKFPNDSFFLHWTSLDDSITWNCEVGKSGTYQVELFYTCPAADIGSTIELSFNDSRLTGKVTEAHDPPLEGMEHDRVKRVESYVKDFKRMNLGTIKLDAGQGTLKLRALEIPSSQVMDFRLMLIRRVAD; from the coding sequence GTGATTCTCTCCGACGATCAGGGCTGGGGCGATCTGAGCCTGCACGGCAACACCGCCATCGCGACGCCGAACATTGATCGCTTGGCCCTTGCCGGGGCTCGGCTGGATCGGTTCTACGTCAGCCCGGTGTGCTCCCCCACACGCGCCGAACTGCTCACCGGTCGGCATCATGTGCGCAGCGGCGTGTACAGCACTTCCGCGGGCGGCGAACGGGTGAACGCGGACGAGACGATGATCGGCGAAGTTTTTAAGCGAGCCGGTTACCGCACGGCTGCGTTTGGAAAGTGGCACAGCGGTATGCAGTATCCTTACCATCCCAACGCACGCGGCTTTGACGAGTTCTACGGATTCTGTTCCGGGCACTGGGGCAACTACTTCAGCCCCATGCTGGAACACAACGGACAACTGGTGACCGGCAACGGATTCATCACCGACGACCTCACCAACCACGCGATGGATTTTATCTCGCAACATGTCGAGGAACCGTTCTTCGTTTACCTACCCCTCAACACGCCGCACTCGCCGATGCAGGTGCCGGATCGTTGGTGGAACAAGTTCAAAGACAAAGAACTCACGCAGTTGCCCGCCGATATAAAACAGGCCAAGCTGGATCATGCTCGGGCGGCGTTGGCGATGTGTGAAAATATCGACTGGAACGTGGGACGCCTACTGGCGAAGCTGGATGAGCTGAAGCTGGCCGAAAACACGATCGTGGTGTACTTCTGTGACAACGGCCCCAACGGCGATCGCTGGAACGGAGGCATGCGTGGTCGCAAGGGCTCGACCGACGAGGGGGGCGTCCGTTCGCCGCTGTTCGTGCGCTGGCCGGCGCGGATTAAGCCCGACACCGAAGTGACACAAATCGGCGCGGCGATGGACTTGCTGCCCACCTTGGCGGACCTGGCGGGGGTGGAAGTGCGGGGCACCAAACCGCTGGACGGCATCAGTCTGGCTCCTCTGCTCTTAGCCGAGAACGTCCACTGGCCCGAGCGGATGTTGGTGCATTCTTGGAAGGGCAAGGTTTCGGTGCGAAGTCAAAGGCATCGGCTCGATCACAAGGGGAACCTGTACGATATGCACAAAGACCCCGGGCAAACGCAGGCGGTCAATGACAAGCAACCGGAAACGTTGGCCGAGTTGCAGCAGGTGGCTGAGAGATTTCGTCGCGAACTGCTGCCCCGTCACGGCGCGGCGTTTGATGATCGTCCGTTTGTGATCGGCCATCCCGATGCGACGTGGACCCAGATTCCCGCTCGCGACGGCGTGCCACACGGCGACATCCAACGCTCCAACAAGTTCCCTAACGATTCCTTCTTCCTCCATTGGACCAGCCTCGACGACTCGATCACTTGGAACTGCGAAGTCGGGAAGTCGGGAACCTATCAGGTCGAACTGTTCTACACCTGCCCCGCCGCCGATATCGGTTCAACGATTGAGTTGAGTTTCAACGACAGTCGTTTGACCGGCAAAGTCACCGAGGCTCACGATCCTCCACTAGAAGGCATGGAGCACGATCGCGTCAAACGAGTTGAGTCGTACGTGAAAGATTTTAAACGCATGAACTTGGGCACGATTAAACTGGATGCCGGCCAGGGAACGCTCAAGCTGCGCGCTCTCGAAATTCCCAGTTCGCAGGTCATGGATTTTCGCCTGATGCTGATCCGGCGGGTCGCGGACTGA
- a CDS encoding Gfo/Idh/MocA family protein gives MDRRQFTTLASGMAASGLLAKYSSAQSPSEASPLNVAVIGSTGRGDYGHGLDVVWQRLKGTPIVAVADDHAGGRAKALARLKLPETAGYEDYRQMLKQVRPDIVAVCPRHVDQHRDMLLAAIEAGAKGIYIEKPFVRSPAEADEVLAACAEHGARVAVAHRNRYHPTLQVIKDLVEQGRIGRLLEIRARGKGDRRGGGEDLWVLGSHVLNMMTFLGGPPQSCSGLLLQDGRPVTAEDVRPGGEGLGPLAGNQLHARYMLEGGVFATFDSLANDETKNQGFGLRLIGSEGTIAIYADRNPLAYLSPGNPFAALDPPPRWLPITSGGVDMPEPDPELIRRVAHHDAAAEDLVEAVRENREPLCNAEQGARTVEMICGVFESHRQGGKQVAFPLGRREHPLANW, from the coding sequence ATGGACCGTCGTCAATTCACAACGCTGGCATCGGGCATGGCCGCCAGCGGCTTGCTCGCTAAGTACTCTTCGGCCCAGTCACCGTCGGAAGCGAGTCCGCTGAACGTGGCCGTGATCGGTAGCACCGGACGCGGGGATTATGGGCATGGACTGGATGTTGTGTGGCAACGTCTGAAAGGCACGCCGATCGTGGCGGTGGCGGATGATCACGCTGGCGGTCGAGCCAAGGCGTTGGCCAGATTAAAATTGCCAGAGACCGCTGGTTACGAAGACTATCGCCAGATGCTCAAGCAGGTGCGTCCCGACATCGTGGCCGTTTGTCCGCGGCATGTCGATCAACATCGAGACATGTTGCTGGCGGCAATCGAAGCCGGTGCCAAGGGAATCTATATAGAAAAACCTTTCGTCCGCTCGCCTGCCGAAGCGGACGAGGTGCTGGCGGCTTGTGCCGAGCACGGTGCTCGCGTCGCGGTGGCGCATCGCAACCGCTACCATCCGACCTTGCAGGTGATTAAGGACTTAGTGGAACAAGGCCGCATCGGCCGCTTGCTGGAAATTCGTGCCCGCGGCAAAGGCGATCGACGCGGCGGCGGCGAAGACCTGTGGGTGCTCGGTTCGCATGTACTGAACATGATGACGTTCTTGGGCGGCCCGCCGCAATCCTGCTCGGGCCTGTTGCTGCAGGACGGCCGCCCGGTGACCGCCGAGGATGTTCGCCCAGGCGGCGAGGGATTAGGACCGCTGGCCGGCAATCAACTACACGCTCGGTATATGCTTGAAGGCGGCGTGTTTGCAACCTTTGATTCGCTGGCCAATGACGAAACGAAAAATCAGGGCTTTGGTTTGCGGTTGATCGGCTCGGAAGGCACCATCGCTATCTACGCCGATCGAAATCCCTTGGCCTATTTGTCGCCCGGCAATCCCTTTGCCGCGCTCGACCCGCCCCCGCGTTGGTTACCGATTACCAGCGGCGGCGTCGATATGCCGGAACCAGACCCCGAGCTGATCCGTCGAGTCGCGCATCACGATGCGGCAGCTGAAGATCTGGTCGAAGCGGTGCGAGAGAACCGTGAGCCGCTATGTAATGCGGAGCAAGGCGCACGGACGGTGGAGATGATCTGTGGCGTGTTCGAATCGCATCGCCAGGGAGGCAAACAAGTCGCCTTCCCGCTGGGCCGCCGAGAGCATCCACTGGCGAACTGGTAA
- a CDS encoding WD40 repeat domain-containing protein, giving the protein MQVFRKRLLGIDALVVSESGGQVAIRDARGGIRTWKLSGSEASQGTSTQLLDLRNPLTAAADSGTVTVWTDGTKLALHHAGSARNANQPLRRRTGSRLRSVYIADEGNRVATIDSQSLISFFSAGRQTAQTRLAAATTAAFGSAGRTLVVGTEQGEVVSLDAETGQILHREKGHTGSVTMIVNMANQRRYATSGTDRALRFWDTQTGQAIEQPLVILPQAANGGDYHPRSQSLAIGCNTTLVCYRCTDQVQEIASAAIPLVAQHVVFLRNGKRILLARDRELKIVNAEDARVLYSFPNVNASIRCIKSNLDDPTLLLSDGSLRSWRVR; this is encoded by the coding sequence GTGCAAGTCTTTCGCAAACGTTTGCTGGGTATCGATGCTTTGGTGGTCAGTGAGTCTGGCGGTCAAGTGGCGATTCGTGATGCCCGTGGTGGAATCCGCACGTGGAAACTTTCTGGTTCGGAAGCTTCCCAAGGAACCTCCACGCAATTGCTGGACCTCCGCAACCCTTTGACCGCAGCCGCCGACTCAGGCACTGTCACGGTGTGGACCGACGGCACCAAACTGGCTCTGCATCATGCAGGCAGCGCCCGCAACGCCAACCAACCGTTGCGACGTCGAACAGGCAGCCGGCTTCGTAGCGTTTACATCGCTGACGAAGGGAATCGCGTGGCCACGATCGATAGCCAGTCGCTGATCAGCTTTTTCTCCGCCGGCCGACAAACCGCCCAAACGCGGCTTGCCGCTGCCACCACGGCTGCCTTTGGCTCTGCGGGACGAACGCTGGTGGTAGGCACCGAACAAGGCGAAGTGGTCTCGCTGGATGCGGAAACCGGCCAGATCCTGCATCGCGAAAAAGGCCACACCGGCTCGGTAACCATGATCGTGAACATGGCCAACCAACGGCGATACGCAACCTCCGGTACCGACCGCGCCCTACGTTTTTGGGACACGCAAACCGGACAGGCGATCGAACAACCGCTGGTGATCCTGCCCCAAGCGGCGAACGGAGGTGACTATCACCCACGGTCCCAGTCGCTCGCTATTGGCTGTAACACCACATTGGTGTGCTATCGGTGTACCGACCAAGTGCAGGAAATCGCTTCGGCGGCGATTCCTCTCGTGGCACAACATGTGGTGTTCTTACGCAACGGCAAACGCATTCTGTTGGCTCGCGACCGCGAATTAAAGATCGTCAACGCCGAAGATGCACGTGTGCTTTACAGTTTTCCGAATGTGAATGCCTCGATCCGCTGTATTAAATCCAACCTCGACGATCCCACCCTGCTGCTTAGTGACGGCTCGCTGCGATCCTGGCGTGTTCGCTAA